The DNA window GGCTACTTTTGTTCATCCAACGACCAGTTTAATTGgaccgttggttaatccaacggtccacgttcaaattttttttatttatatatttatatatttattgaatctaaCGGCTTAGATCGAATAttatcaaatctaacggtaaaaaagatctaacggtccaaatttaaatccaacggctactttTGTTCATCCAACGACCAGTTTAATTGgaccgttggttaatccaacggtccacgttcaaattttttttatttatatatttatatatttattgaatctaaCGGCTTAGATCGAATAttatcaaatctaacggtaaaaaagaagatctaacggtccaaatttaaatccaactgctaaaataattttaaaaaaattatttaacttaaaattcaaccaaaaactttataaatacctatgtatttgttcaaacatccacacaaaattcacttttctcctacaattcttccaatttttctttctaccatttcttctcatttccaaaattttcaagatggcaaaagaGCATATTagagtttatgtggtttattaattgtcttttttttttttttttttttaaagtttatgtggtttattaattgtcatttgtattaagtttatgtggtttattaaatatcgtttgtattaagtttatgtggtttatcatgattttcatgtattgatttagtgatttttcaaaatttatcggaatttaaatatttttaggttaaaatgttcatataattaatttaggatagtcaacataatttttttttaaaagttaatttaaaaaacattAGCCTTAATCCATTCTTTGATAATCTCGAGCTAAAATTTTGGGCtaaaagggttggagcagaaaaactgtttctgggctaaaacctaaattttctgggctaaatatttttaggttataaGCCACCATTGAAGATGGTCTaaaggttggagcagaaaaactgtttctgggttaaaacctaaattttttgggctaaatatttttaggttttaggccagggttggagatggtctaatggGACAGTATAAGAAAggcttaaatgttaaaatgATCTCTGTGTTTTAGTCATTGGGTCAATTTAGTCTctgtgttttcaatttggccaatttaGTCCTTGTATTTATCTTTTTTCGCCAATTAAGGACACTTCCAtctaatttttgtaaaaaaaaaatatatataaataaacttatttacaaaattatttatttgatttaaaatattaaaaaatgaaataaaactaaaaattaaaagaaaaattattcacCTTTCAACTCTCCGACCTCTTCCTTAACATTACCTCCTCTTTTCTATGTCACTACCTTAATCATTTTTCATCTATTATATGTGTTTTTcttattgatttgaatttttctATAAAGAGAAAGAGTAATTATATCttatataatttttcttatgaattttttaaaagagattgaatgaaatgtccttaattggctAATAGAGACAAACATAAGGACTAAATTagccaaataaaaaacatgGGAACTAAATTAGCCATTTCGTATGATTTTTTAAAAAGAGATTGAATGAAATGTCTTTAATTGGTTAATAGAGACAAATATGAGGACTaaattagcaaaataaaaaacacgGGAACTAAATTGGCCTTATGGCTATAACACAGTgaccattttgacatttaagcctaTAAGAAAATATAAACACTTGAATTAAGGGATAGAAATATCGACAACGAACTCGAGATCCCCTTGTGATGTTTcgccaaaaaaaataaaaaataaataaataatcaacAAAGATAAtagagtttttttctttttataattatGTTGAAATACGTATATTTTACACGTCTTTAATGCACTattataattgtttttaatgaatattgttatgtttttggtaaaaaaaaattgagttccTTCACACATTAAGAAGGTAAGATGATAAAACTTACTTAGGGGCAAAATGATCCCTTTAAAAGGGGGCAATATTTGAAATTTTCCAAAGTAGTCTTTCCATGGGGCCAAATACCCAAATTCGATCATCCAATCGCCAACGTCCCCCGAAAACAGAGTCCAGCCTCCAGAAGCCTCCTCATCTCATTTACATTTATCAGCGCACTCGAGTGCAGATTCCGAAGGACACTTAACGAAGGTTCGATCTTGGTACCCTCCAAATTATACTAACCACAAACCCTAGCCCTAATTCCAAATTCCTAATTTCCAATTTCccaatctctctctcactaACAGTGCAAGAACCATATCTCACTTCGGTAGGTCTGGCCCTCCGGACATCACCGACACCTACTCTCTCCTCGTCCTCAACATCACCTTCCGtaagcgctctctctctctctctctctctctgtttttaatttgtttttggctGGTTTGAAGGTGGTAGTTTGTAGATTGATTGCAATTGTTATGAACAGGTACGAGCGCTGATGATCTGTTTCCGCTTTTCGATAAGTATGGCAAAGTTGTTGACATCTTCATCCCCAGAGACCCGAGGTTTGTCTCGAtgaagatgtttttttttttcttttttaatgctTATTAGTCTGTTTCGTTCCTGAGAAATTGAATATCTTTGATTTGTTTGAAAACAATGTCTATGTACTTAGAAAAATCATGTGAGAAAATCGGTATTACGACAAGTTACGAATGTTTTGTTTGTGGTTGTACCTAAACATTCAAATTATTGTTATTTGTGCAATCTCTTATTTAatcattatttttcttatttttatgaatGCTGAGAAGATATGGGAATTCGACGCTTATGATCACCTGTTTATGGTGTTTGGGGGAGCAATAGCTTCTCTTGAAGTGGAGTACTAGTTAACTGTAGGAACTGCACATTTGAATTTATGTCCTtccctcaattttttttttgttgtttatggttaacaaaaattgttttgttttcgaTGACTGAATTTTGGACCTTTATTTCCCTCCTCTGGTTTAGGACTGGAGAGTCAAGGGGGTTTGCTTTTGTTTGATACAAATACGCAGATGAGGCTCAGAAAGCAGGTGAAAGGCTCGATGGTATTTGAATTTTCCGATTTTATAATTACTATTACTGTTAATAATTGTGTTTCTGCTACCTTTTTTTAATTGTCACTGCTTATTAAGTGTCTTGACAATTCTAAATACTTATGCAGGGAGAGTTGTTGATGGCCGGGAGATATCTGTTCAGTTTGCAAAGTATGGGCCAAATGCAAAGAGGATgtaagttttccagtttttaaTGTTTCTTACAGTGAATTCTTTAGGCTGAAGTTTATTTTTGGTACTTTTTGTACCTCTAGGGAATTATGAACTTGTAGTAGGTCTTCCCATATGCTTGTAATActctctcttaaaaaaaaaaaaaaaaaatcttaactaCTGAATATGTGGCTCTTAAATTGTAGTAAATCCTTATTGAGGTTTATTCATCGACTGTTTTGTTAAATTGGCATATTCGTAATGTATTGTTACTAATGCTACcctattgtttttttctttggtaCCAATACTTGTCACATAGATTGCAGTATCTGTTTTCAATCCTATACTCTTGTTTatgttataaattatatatgcaGTGGGTCGATCTCTTTTTATTGTGCAACATTGCAGACAAAACTGAAAACCCATGTTTTGGTTAGAAGGGGTTCTGGTTGTCGAATCAAATCTTGTTTGTTAGGCTCAAAGGGTTTCTGTTGTGGAATCATGCAAGGATCCCGCAAATATGGATTTGGTTTAACGCCTCAAATTCCTTTGAGCCAAAACTTAAGGGGTCTGGTCTGCAAATTTTCTTAGTGTGTTATTAATAACACTTGTTATTTCAGCTGCATTGATAATGAAATTGAACTTTGAAAATCTAATTTTTGTTTGTTCTGCGGCTTCCATTTACTTTCTTTTTGCTTTCACCTTTATTTCAGTCATAAAGGAAGGATTTCTGAAGCTCTACCAAAATCAAGGTACAGGTCAAGAAGTCGCAGTCCTCGGAGAAGGTTAGCCCTCCTTATGATTTCAAGAATCCTGAACTCAATTTGCTAGATCGTGCTTAGATTTTGACAAATACTCCAGTTTCATTCTTAAGCTTTTGATAGTATTCAAGTGAATGCCTAATACTTACTACTTAAAATCTCCCAGGTACCAAGATGACTACAGATACCGTGATTACAGGAGGAGAAGTCGCAGTAGGAGTTGGGATAGGTATGACCGTGACAGATACTATGGTAGGGACAGAGACTACCGTCGATGAAGCAGGAGCCGTAGTGCCAGTCCTGATTACTACAGGGGCAGGGGAAGGGGGCGCTATGATGATGAAAGGCGGAGTCTGACTCCATATAGGAGTCGGAGTCAGAGTCCATATCGGAGTCGTAGTCGGAGTCCATATCGGTCTATTGATAGGTTTTAATTCAAGCTAATTATCCttttttgttatgtttatagTTGTATGCTAGTTCTTGCTTTTGGTTCTCTTTAACGTATACTAATCTGCACTGCAGTGCCTCCCCTGCTCGGTGTAGCCCTAGTCCTCGGAAGAGCCCTTCCCCACTAAGCAGGAGCCGCAGTGCCAGCTCTGACAATCCCCCAACCTCTCGAAGTGTTTCACCACGTCATCGCCCTGCTGATTCTCGAAGCCCATCCCCTCGAAATTCTGATTTTGATGTGAGTTGGTGTCTACAGTTTTGATTGCTTCTGGAATTATTACTTTCTCTTGCATGGGCAGAAGAGTATTGGTTTGGTAACTTTTGACTGTATTTTACAGGATTGATATTGTTGTATGGAAACAATCATGGAAGCACCCTGAGTTGTGTACTTTTTGCAGCTCTGCTGATATCAGGGATCCTTGATCAtcgtgcttgtttcttttggaTCTTTTAAGTGCTAGTTCTGGTAGGACGGGTTTTCTTTAGTACTCTATTATATAAATGCTGCACCTTGTGCGTTTCTTTATTTTGCTGGGATCATCTGGCAACTTGTGGGCATTGTAGTTTGTAGAttggtattattttatttacagAGGATATTCTGTTGTAagtttcgtagtgtattttctttcatttttgttcTTGTGTGATCTATGGTCTATAGTCTATAGTCTTAAGTTGTCTAATTCTGTTTATAGTTTTGTTCGTGAAAAAAAGGAGTGATTGAGGCCAGGATAAGAGGATGTTGATTCGCAGCCGTTGATCCTGTTTCTAGTTTGTAGATGGATGGTTGTGGTTGTGATGGTGGTCTTAGAAGTATGATTGTTTTTCGCAGTGAGCTGGTTGCAGGGCCGGTAGCTTAAGCTGATTTTCTCCATACGTGATATATGTTGGTaaaactccgccgtgtaagtttatcttacattgccggtcccaagcccggataaaggaggagggggagggcgtcaggtagtcgacagccggcactccatgatcacgtcgaatccttatgaaaatgaatccagaacgaaatcgcgctaaagctagggcgtcacccgtaagtggcgcgctgtgtggcctgagcacagtgataagtgagcaagggtcgctgtatctccatcggcacccggatacagtgttaaatgagcaagggggctatagaaacttcttttcgaacgactccactcaaagttgtttgggagcatatgctcctatcaactttacacgggacacacaaaagaagtactttgatcctattagacggggaagggtgaagaagctaggacagaagggtagagttcaagagagcaaaatgcgtttaggaacgtggaatataggaaccttgacgggaaaatctatggaagtagtagaagttatggtgaggagaaggataaatattatgtgcctacaagaaactaagtgggttggtcgtaaggcaaatgatctagaaaactcagggtttaaactatggtattcgggcacaaatagaacgagaaatggtgttggcatcatcgtggacaagaccttgacacaagatgttgtagatgtcaagagggtaggagatagaatcatggcaatcaagattgtaataggacaagaacttatcaatgtgattagtgcgtacgcacctcaagtagggttggatacgagtttgaaggagaaattttgggaagaccttggagacttggtgcaaggaattgctcagacggagaagttatttataggaggagatttaaatggacacgtgggcagggagacaggcaactatggaggttttcatggtggccatggttttggggagagaaacgaggatggggaagctatcttggattttgcaatggcatatgatctcttcttagccaacaccttctttaagaagagagaagaacatgtgatcacctacaagagtgggttgtcaaaaacacaaatagattttcttctaatgaggaaaggggatcgtataacttgtaaggattgcaaagttataccaggagagagcgtgactaatcaacatcgcttgttggtgatggatgtacatatcgaaagagtgagaaaaaagaacaagacttggaagtgcccaaggactagatggtggaatctaaaagaagaaaaacaagccattttcaaagagaaagtaatcacccagtgtgtgtgggatagagagggggaagctaaccaaatgtgggattccatggctagttgtatccgaaaagtagcaaaagaggtattaggagagtccaagggctttgccccacaccaaaaggaatcttggtggtggaatgaggaggtacaagcaaaggtgaaggctaagaaggaatgttgtaaagccttatacaaggataggaccgatgaaaatggtgaaaggtatagaaaagcgaagcaagaggcgaagaaagctgtgagagaagctaagttagcggcttatgacgatatgtataagcgactagataccaaagaaggagagttggatatctataaactagctagagcaagggaaaagaagacaaaggacttaaaccaagtgaggtgcatcaaggatgaggatggaaaggttcttgctacagagaacgcggttaaagacagatggaaaggttattttcataatcttttcaatgaaggacatgaaaggagtgcttctttaggggagttgagtaactcagaagagtgtagaaactacttttttatcgtagaatccggaaggaagaagtgggtgttgctttgaagaagatgaagcatagaaaagcagtaggcccagacgatataccaatcgaagtgtggaaagttttgggagagaaaggtataacatggctcactgaccttttcaataggattttgaaaacgaagaagatgccgaatgagtggcgaatgagcactttggtgcctatctacaagaataagggcgatgtacaaaattgcatgaactataggggaattaagctaatgagtcatacaatgaagctctgggagagagtcattgagcatagattgaggcaagagacacgggtttcggacaaccaattcgggttcatgccagggcgctcaaccatggaggcaatctatctcttacgaagattgatggaaagatatagagatgggaaaaaggatttacacatggtctttatagatttggaaaaagcgtatgataggatcccaagagacattctttggaggattttagagaagaaaggagtacgagtagcatatatccaagctatacaggatatgtatgaaggagcaaagactgccgtaagaactcatgaaggacaaaccgaaagctttcccataactgtaggattacatcaaggctcatccttaagtccttacctttttgcgttggtaatggatgagttaacaggacatattcaaggtgatattccttggtgtatgcttttcgcagacgatatagtgttgatagatgaaactcaggaaggggtaaatacaaagcttaacctttggagagaagtgttggaatctaaaggtcttcgcctaagccgatcaaagacagaatatatggagtgcaagttcagtgcaaatggaggccaaaacgagttaggggtgaggatcggagatcaagaaataccaaagagcgaccgttttcgttacctaggatctatcttgcaaaagaacggagaattagatggagatctcaaccatagaatacaagctggatggatgaagtggaagagtgcatccggcgtgttgtgtgaccgccgtatgccactgaagctcaagggaaaattttataggacggcaataaggccggcgatgctgtatggcacagaatgttgggcggtgaagcatcaacacgtacacaaaatgggtgtagcggagatgaggatgcttcgttggatgtgtgggcacacgagaaaggataagattaggaatgaggatatccggggtaaagtaggagtagccgaaattgaaggaaagatgagagaaaatcggttacggtggtttggacatgtgcaaagaaggcctactgacgctccgattagaagatgcgactatgggacagaggttcagggccgaaggggcagaggaagacctaggaaaactttggaagagaccctaagaaaagacttagagtacttggatctaacggaggacatgacacaggacagaacacaatggcgttctaagattcatatagccgatcccactcagtgacttggattttccaagtctccaaccgagaagttttcctcactcgggaaattaagggaacactacctcaacctatatgctccactcacaaagctttaacatacaagcttcaacaaaagaaaattcaaagaacttagcgaagaaggctt is part of the Malus domestica chromosome 12, GDT2T_hap1 genome and encodes:
- the LOC103449659 gene encoding uncharacterized protein, which encodes MICFRFSISMAKLLTSSSPETRGLESQGGLLLFDTNTQMRLRKQVKGSMGELLMAGRYLFSLQSMGQMQRGFIKEGFLKLYQNQGTGQEVAVLGEGTKMTTDTVITGGEVAVGVGIGMTVTDTMVGTETTVDEAGAVVPVLITTGAGEGGAMMMKGGV